The sequence below is a genomic window from Cicer arietinum cultivar CDC Frontier isolate Library 1 chromosome 6, Cicar.CDCFrontier_v2.0, whole genome shotgun sequence.
AAACTGAAGAAACTAGCAATCCTATCACGACATGTGCGGCAAGTGTGGAAATATTTCAAAGGCACTCCAGGTTTTTGAAGAGATTCCTCAAAGAAATTGTTTGACGTGGACAGCCATCATTTGTGGTTTAGCACTTCATGGGAATGCTCATGATGCTATATCCTATATCTCAAAAATGATTCATATTGGAATAATACCTGATGATATCACCTTTCTTGGTGTGTTATCAGCTTGTTGTCATGGAGGTTTAGTTGAAGAAGGCCGCAAATACTTTTCCCAAATGAGCTCTAAATTCAATATATCTCCTAAGCTTAAACACTACTCATGCATGGTGGACCTTTTAGGAAGGGCTGGTAATTTGGACGAAGCAGAAGAACTTGTTAAAAATATGCCCATGGCGTCAGATGCTTCTGTATTGGGTGCGTTATTCTTTGCTTGCCGTGTTCATGGAAATGTTCTAATTGGAGAGAGGACGGCTTTTAAGCTTCTGGAGATTGATTCTCACGATAGTGGAAACTATGTTTTGCTCTCTAGCATGTATGCTGAGGCAATGTGGAAGGATCGCAAGGAAAATAATGAAGGAGATGAGTGGAGAAGAGTCCTGGTTGCAGCTCGGTTGAGATCAATGGCATTGTCCACGAGTTTGTAGTGAAGGATGCATCACACCCACAGTCTGAATGGATTTATTAATGTGTGGTTAACTGACAAAACAACTGGAGCTTCCTGAATTTACATGATGCTCCTGCTTATGGAGACaatttcttttcctaaatttgtCAGCCTGGACTTAGCTTTTTCATTCTATTGACATTGTTTCTGCTTAGAAAATGTACGAGTGTTGCTTGAAGCCATGTCTCTCGAGTCCTGCGTTCTTTCATTCATTTCTATCTTCTTTTgtcattttattcaattttgagtATTTGGTTTGATTATTATATGTGGCTATACTTCTGTGTCTTTGTTGGAAAGCACAGAGATTTACGCTGCTCATTTCCAAATATCTCTTGGTTAGGCTGCTGCATGATCCATATTCTCTTCAGTTGTCTGGCTTTCATTGTATAGGCCACTGGTTGGTTTTTGTCCTTGCTTAATAGTTTCCTCCTAACTATCAATTCTTCTACCCTAGGCTTGGTTCAGACCTGCAAATGTGTTGTAAAGATTTAACATGGtcaataattgatatattttactTCAATAAGTTGGGGTTTGTATTCCTATGGTAGATGTCAAGCTAAAGAGAAATTCTGAATACATATATAGATAGAACTCTTTGCTCTTTTATATTGCTAATATGAATTTTGATCACTTTtgcatttcaaataatttaatttttattttttcaatatacaGTATCAACAAGGCCAAAAGATAAATTGTTTAAACCATTTAGATAAATCACATCGCTGACACTTCCTTCATGATGAATCATATATGTCTTTATTTACTTGTGCTTTCTTCCTGTTGCTATCTACAGCTTGTCTGTCATGTTAACAAATCTGCAATCTTGGGTTCAGGACTTAGGAGTTGGGAGGAAGCTGACATTATGAATGTTGTCTTAACATTGACCATAGCAATTCAGTATTGGAATTGATAAAAAAAGTAGTTTAGTTATTTGCATATCTCAAACAAAGTAAACAACATTGAAAATGGTAAGTGGAAGAAGTTGCTGCTACGTACTCAGTCCCTTTTTGCCTTTGAAAATTTATTGAACAATTTAGGTTTACTAACGGCTATTTTTCCAATAATAGGCATCATACAAGGAATTACCCAAAACTGCTCAAATCCGCCTTGTGAGTTCACATGAGGAAGTTTATGAACCATGTGACGATTCTTTTGCACTGGTCGACGCCCTTCTAGCCGATCGCACTAAACTGTTGGaacatcgtccaatgttgtgtATGGAGATAGGCTGTGGTAGTGGATATGTTATTACTTCCCTGGCTCTTATTCTTGGGCAAGAAGGTAGTGGCGTGAATTACATTGCCACTGATATCAACCCACATGCAGTGAGGGTGACCCACGAGACATTGGAAGCACATGGAGTTAGTGCAGAGTTGATAGTAACTGATATTGCGTCAGGACTTGAGAAACGACTAGCAGGGTTGGTTGATGTTATGATTGTGAACCCTCCGTATGTGCCTACACCTGAAGATGAAGTGGGGGCCGAAGGGATTACTGCTTCTTGGGCCGGCGGTGAGAACGGAAGGAGTGTAATTGATAGAATTTTGCCCATTGCAGACCGTCTCTTGTCGGAAAAAGGATGGTTGTATATGGTCACTCTCACTGCAAATAATCCTTCTGAGATATGCCTTGAAATGAAAAAGAAAGGGTATGCTTCAAAGATTGTTGTTCAAAGATCAACAGAGGAAGAAAATCTCCATATCATCAAGTTCTGGAGGGATTTTGATAATGAAGTAGATGAAATAAATAACCAATCTACTTTCATGGGATCTTTGCTTTCACAaattcctccattttcgttctGGAGAGGCAACAATGGCAACGATAGTGACAAGAACAAGTGTTGAATGTTGACTCAGAAAGTAATTGATTGTCTACGATTTTGGGATTTTGTTGTCTTGGCAACTTACTTTGCTTTGCATTGCCTTTGGTTTACAGAATGCTTATAAATGCAACTACCAATTCTTACCTCACCATATAGGTTAGTTATATTGATCTATTGAAGCCATTTAACTCTATTAAAGACCAATTATTCAATATTTAGGACCTAATAGGCAAAAATAGTCGATTAGTTAATTAAAAACTAAAGAAGTAGCTAAAagttaaaaagttaatttttatgTGAGGTATTAAACTAGATGATTGAAATGAAACTTAAAAGTGTGATTAAGTTAACTATTTAAATGATATTGAATAAACATATTTGTATAAcgttaaataaacaaaatagcTATAAATATTTTGGGCAGTCTCTAAGTGCGAGGCAGAGTTTCTTGCTTAGCACCAAATTTTTGTGTGAAGAATTCAATCACTGTATCCACTTTGTACCAAATAAATGAGAATAAACTTCTACACCTTCCACTATCATCCATGATAcacatttgcaaaaaaaaaggTGGATTTTGTTTAGTTGGGAAGTGTTCTTCCAAATAAAATATGCCGTCTAGAagtaaatactttaaaaatttgTTGCTTTTTAGAAATGGTGGGGTCAGAAAAGTTGTTCCCAAATAAATATCAAAGTAGAATAtgattcatttaattttaattttttttaaggttatatatatatatatatatatatatatatatatatatatatatatatatatatatattatgtattaattttgtaaatttttatggTTATAGGAACAATAaatggaataaaataaaattataaagtcTATAACTAAATGagtatttttacttttaaaaaagtgaTAAAAACAATGTCTCATTAAAGTACAATCATAAAAAacattaacaaattttttaaggataaaaatattattattaattaaagttaaaCTAATAACTATTTTACCACCGTCTTGAGTTTAACTCTAACTACAATATCAAATTTGTATCATTTACGTGACACCTCATGACCTATAGACATAAAATATGATCCatgattgaaataatttatataattgataaacGTAAACCCTAATAAGCAaaagaaaacacaatttttttattaaattgattaactgttattttttataataataataataataataataataataataataataataataataataataataataaaaatataaaagttgtatATTGACTATTTTTAAtgtctaaataaatatttaaaagtatttgcACGTTTTATCAACTATATTGctaacatttattaaaatatttttattttaatatttatttatttaatttggtttaaATCTAATTAGATTGtctatttataattgattattgatttttaagttgtgattatgtttttatatatttttttatcatttaaggtggttgttacattttaataatcaaaatgtaattaaaatattgtgatgcATTTATATGTAATGAATTATCAAGAGtaacttaatataaaattaagtttatagTAGAAGTTGTATTTTTACCGTTGGTTTTTCAATCATAGAGATGCACGTAAATGTATGGCATAATGAAAAATAGAGATTTTAGTTTTtcaataatagtttttttgtttaaagatATTGTATTTTCTTCATTGTTTGTCCTTTTTTTTGTTGAGGAGTTATATTGTCCTCACTACTTTGcaaatttattcattatttttttatacatgcaTTACAAccaaaaaatattgattaaaattgaCACTCTATATGATGTATACTATTGGTTGTCCAAATGAGCaattggtgtgaattgtgaacAGAATTATGTGAAGTCATGTTCCCATATGCCACTTGGTTAGTGTGTATGTTCAAACCGCTAGCATAACAAATTTGTTATCCTAATTGACATTGTAAACTATTAGCTAAAATGAACTGTAGGGTTTATCTATATCCATTACATATAGTTGACCTAAAAATCTAAAAGAATAAAGGAATTAAAAATACCAAcgatcaaataacaaaaattattgtgGTTTAAGAATTCTAAAGTTTTCAATGGATCCAAAAGAATGTTAGCTAAAGAAAATCAAACGATTTGTatctaaaagttaaaaaataacagGGGTAAATCTATTGAAAGCATAGAAAAATTTAAGGTATAAAGTAGCAAATACCTAAACCAGAAGAAACCGAGTTGTGCATATTAAATTAGAACTGAAagacatagataaaaaaaagtagaaatagaagaagaataaaactaagtggagaaagaaaatgatttGAACAGAAAATTTGAACCAGTTGAAAAAGTCACCAAGAAGTTATATAATATCACATTTTGTGATTTAAGAATTCGAAAGTGTTCAACTGAcccaaaataatattagttaaaGATACGTAAATGATTTGTAtgcaaaagttaaaaaatatttggagTAAATATATTGAATACACAGAAAAATTTATGATATACAGTAAACAGAAAATAATACAACGACATAATAAATACAGAAAACTCATGTGAACGTGATGTAAAGAAAATTTAGTTTTAGAATAAGATGttcaaattttttacatttgacAATTTGGTAAAGAATTAATAAGGAATGCACAAAGAATACATTATAACTGCTTATATTATATCTTATCTttaaaacattgaaaaatagAAAGTCAAACAATGacatcaaacaattataagatatatttttttaaaggaattATAAAATATGTTGAAGAGAAGAAACGACGCTACTGATTATATAAAAAGCATACATTGATATAAGAGTTGAGGATAAACGTATTGACTGTTATACACTAAGATGATGATGATCATGAACAAATCTCTTTTATTGTTGTCATATTGCTCTAAAGTAAGATTGAattattatacatatatttttcataagaaTAGTGCATGTCTTGTGaggttgttttaatatattataatagatttagaGTGAGTCTAAATGAATAAACATTTTCCAAATTCTAAAAGTTTGGAAAGCATATATTTCATATACACCATTTTTTGTAAAGAGTTTTTACACCGTTAGTTAATCACAACCGTTAGATAATCATATATGTTTGACTTTTATTGTAACTCTTTTTGAAATAACTTTTACCAAGACTACCTCTAAAGTCATGTCTTTGAATGATTGTGATATGTTGAAAATGTATAACTTTTTACATTGAGGGTTCGTTTGATGAACCTTATAAGAGACGAgataagaaaaatttattatacCCTGTCTGAATCTAATGTTTGATAAACCAACATGATATGATAAGTTAATCAAGAATTCTATTATATCTTATCTCTCTAGTTGAAATTTCTATCTTGAATATGAGTTGGATTAGAAACCATCATAATAGGATAAGAACAATAGTTTACTCAATTACTCACATTGTTAGTACATAGGGGCACCTAAGAATGGGTAGGGGTGAATTaagtgtatataaattttatggtttttagagacttgatggattatttttctgtttaggATTGATGTATAGAAAAAtgtaaatggcagaaaaataaagaacacatcaGTTTATCCTGGTTCGCCTTATAActaagggtacatccagtcctcttgcacaccacaagagattttccactattgttagaataagtacaagtcccaccaTAGGACCTCTGTTataaactcctaacaatcatcCTAAGAttgcacaccactatcttagtctACAACACTTGAAGATAGAACACtattttcctcaatttacacaataacttAAATGGTTTACAATAATGACTTTGACTGAGATCAAAAGTGTATAACAATTGAGTACAACGATAACAATctatataatttcaagtacaatagagaacttttctcaatgatatgacaatttAAAATctatacttgaaatatgaaagtgagactttgaataaatcaaaatatttcagaaagtttgttcaaagttgttctaagaTTGATGTTAAGATATtgaaaagattttgaaaaaattgatttgttaaATCTGAAGCTATGAAGTATTTATATTCCTTAGATatcacttcagatcagtggCAATCATTTCTAGAGGTTTGATAAACATATTCAATTATCTAAGTTGAATCTGAACTGAAAATTTGCATTGTttcgcagttgtattcggctacaacaggagtgtagtcgaatacacctttttgtaacgttcaattttatttgaattttgaaacttgTATTCGAATtcacattcttgtattcgaatacagatgagTGAATTTTTTCAttgacttggttttgtattcggctTCACCATGTTGTAGgcgaatacaaatgtgcaattttagctattgacttagcacttgtattcgaatacactgtatcgtagtcgaatacaaaagtccAGTTTTATCTACTGACTTAgcaattgtattcgaatacactatctcatagtcgaatacaaatattcagttttagctactgacttgagtCTGTATTcagctacaacatgttgtatccgaatacaacattgattttggtcaaaaacttgattttcaaacattgttcatgcattttgacactttgaaaattcttttgctgcatatgataaaatgaaaagttcgcatgtgcatttgaaatataagaatattagattgcGTCATGTAACTTTACATTATaagacttctagcatatttggcCATAGTTGACTTTGattgtttgacttctttttaagcttgcaacttgatcactttccttagtctttgtcttcataaaaaacataagtattttacatacataaaatataattcaaaatttaaatataaatataaaaaaagtttataaaatataatctaaaatataaaaatataaatctaattaaatgtaaatataaaaataattaatagaatttgatattaaacttaaaaatgaaatattaataattcatttaaaaaatgtttataattttatcacaagggtagttttgtctttttatataatttaataaaaaaatttattcaaaattagagaaataggaaaattaattgaaattttaaaataaatataatttgtttacaatagtatttttgtcatttatatataatatatatcatatctttatttacattctaaaaaataaaatagaattttttggTTACTCATGATTtcgtttttaaaatttaaattgtttatttagtagtgtcaatggatagtattaaatataaaattatttcattacttatttaattttttagtatttttttgttaatttataatacttaaaatataataatttaatttaaaaatcataataagtAATTGCTTACAATGGTAATTTTGTTGtttgaatataatatatattatattatattatgatgAGATGtgtatcaaatatatgacaaaataaaatattattattcttttggTTATTATGTGTGTATCAAACACATAATATGATAATGTTTATTATGTCATTATCCTATCATATCCGTATCTAATTTTATATCGTATCATATATCTATTATATCAGGCGTATCAACGGACCCTAATAATGCATGACAATTAaactcaattaaaaatttagacaTATTTTGTTAACAGTTATAAAtgcaaat
It includes:
- the LOC101499813 gene encoding uncharacterized protein isoform X2; the encoded protein is MLCMEIGCGSGYVITSLALILGQEGSGVNYIATDINPHAVRVTHETLEAHGVSAELIVTDIASGLEKRLAGLVDVMIVNPPYVPTPEDEVGAEGITASWAGGENGRSVIDRILPIADRLLSEKGWLYMVTLTANNPSEICLEMKKKGYASKIVVQRSTEEENLHIIKFWRDFDNEVDEINNQSTFMGSLLSQIPPFSFWRGNNGNDSDKNKC
- the LOC101499813 gene encoding uncharacterized protein isoform X1, yielding MASYKELPKTAQIRLVSSHEEVYEPCDDSFALVDALLADRTKLLEHRPMLCMEIGCGSGYVITSLALILGQEGSGVNYIATDINPHAVRVTHETLEAHGVSAELIVTDIASGLEKRLAGLVDVMIVNPPYVPTPEDEVGAEGITASWAGGENGRSVIDRILPIADRLLSEKGWLYMVTLTANNPSEICLEMKKKGYASKIVVQRSTEEENLHIIKFWRDFDNEVDEINNQSTFMGSLLSQIPPFSFWRGNNGNDSDKNKC